In Rhodoferax koreense, a genomic segment contains:
- a CDS encoding portal protein — protein sequence MTKPSPLSDDDLKALTDAEMRAAVQHIGGKLSAERRKAMVYYLGLPEYDLTPPEIEGRSKVVSTDVRNTILSMMPQLMAKFVGGDQVVEFQASQPDDEDKAKSCTDYLNYLFFKKNNGHAICSTWFLDALLQKRGFLKIWWDTRAEEKREEYKGLTEIELAQIMDDPEVEAIEQTTYPDEEDAKHRQDALEAMGQQLQQAMQAAQPNPQAPQGNPKAMQAVQQLQAQIAHIQAQPPAMLYDVAFKRSLKAGKIAINNVPPEEFLISREAKSIETARFVGHRVPRTLSELRSMGYKNVDDIASDGDGDLNEERLTRDQQHTYIDDNSGDKSQRIVWVTECYIRCDYDGDGIAELRKVVRAGNQILDNEEVDCAPFVSICPVPLSHMFYGLSVADLAMESQRTKTNILRAQLDNMYLQVNGRYFAVEGQVNLDDLMYSRPGGVVRIKNPNAVGRLDQGHGDGGASTEMMAWMEENLEQSTGWTRYSQGNDSKALNQTATGVQIITGKGDMRVDLIARNFAEGFVDLFRMMLKLVSQHQDKKTQINVNGQWVDMDPREWRNQFDVNINVGLGIGSKDEQVQKLMGLAQQQANAMAIGVSNPKNVYELHVDMAELMGFKNAEKYFNDPEKNPPPPRPDPEAAKMQGQLQIEQMKLQAQNQSKQAELQANAQIEQVKAQYAAQEAEAKRNYEAQLEQARMQMQAEVDNNRQRAEAEQHTLKIQQEAQLAQLKLQNDDAAHQREMAFKWEVAQLEAATKIQVANIASKAKLDDAATQAATAEVSADVTQ from the coding sequence ATGACCAAACCATCCCCTCTCAGCGATGATGATCTGAAGGCGCTGACCGACGCAGAAATGCGCGCCGCCGTGCAGCACATCGGTGGAAAGCTGTCCGCCGAACGGCGCAAGGCGATGGTGTATTACCTCGGCCTGCCCGAGTACGACCTGACGCCGCCAGAGATCGAAGGCCGGTCTAAGGTTGTCTCGACTGACGTGCGCAACACCATCCTGTCCATGATGCCGCAGCTCATGGCGAAGTTCGTCGGTGGAGATCAGGTGGTGGAGTTCCAGGCATCTCAGCCTGACGACGAGGACAAGGCCAAGTCCTGCACGGACTACCTGAACTACCTGTTCTTCAAGAAGAACAACGGTCACGCGATCTGCTCGACATGGTTCTTGGATGCCCTGCTGCAGAAGCGCGGCTTCCTGAAGATCTGGTGGGACACGCGCGCCGAGGAAAAGCGGGAAGAGTACAAGGGCCTGACCGAGATCGAACTCGCTCAGATCATGGACGATCCAGAGGTCGAAGCCATCGAGCAGACGACCTACCCGGACGAGGAAGATGCCAAGCACCGCCAGGATGCTCTGGAGGCGATGGGCCAGCAGTTGCAGCAGGCCATGCAGGCCGCGCAACCCAACCCACAGGCGCCACAGGGAAATCCCAAGGCCATGCAGGCCGTGCAGCAGCTTCAGGCGCAGATCGCACACATTCAGGCCCAGCCGCCCGCCATGCTGTACGACGTGGCCTTCAAGCGGTCGCTGAAGGCCGGCAAGATTGCGATCAACAACGTGCCGCCTGAAGAGTTCCTGATCTCGCGTGAGGCCAAGAGCATCGAGACGGCGCGGTTTGTCGGTCATCGTGTGCCGCGGACGCTGTCCGAACTGCGCTCGATGGGCTACAAAAACGTCGACGACATCGCCTCCGATGGTGATGGTGACCTGAATGAAGAGCGCCTGACCCGCGACCAACAACACACCTACATCGACGACAACAGCGGCGACAAGTCGCAGCGCATCGTGTGGGTGACGGAGTGCTACATCCGCTGCGACTACGACGGTGATGGCATCGCAGAGCTTCGCAAGGTCGTTCGCGCTGGGAATCAGATCCTCGACAACGAGGAAGTCGATTGCGCCCCGTTCGTGTCGATCTGCCCTGTGCCACTGTCGCACATGTTCTATGGCCTGTCAGTCGCCGACCTGGCCATGGAGAGCCAGCGCACCAAGACCAACATCTTGCGCGCGCAGTTGGACAACATGTATTTGCAGGTCAACGGCAGGTACTTCGCGGTTGAAGGCCAGGTGAATCTGGATGACCTGATGTACTCCCGCCCTGGTGGCGTGGTGCGCATCAAGAACCCGAACGCGGTGGGTCGGCTCGACCAGGGCCATGGTGACGGCGGCGCATCCACCGAAATGATGGCCTGGATGGAGGAAAACCTTGAGCAGTCCACCGGCTGGACACGCTACAGCCAGGGCAACGACTCCAAGGCGCTCAACCAGACCGCCACAGGGGTGCAGATCATCACCGGCAAGGGTGACATGCGTGTGGACCTGATCGCGCGCAACTTCGCCGAAGGGTTCGTGGACCTGTTCCGCATGATGCTCAAGCTGGTCAGCCAGCATCAGGACAAGAAGACGCAAATCAACGTCAACGGCCAGTGGGTGGACATGGACCCGCGGGAGTGGCGTAACCAGTTCGACGTGAACATCAATGTCGGCCTGGGCATCGGGTCGAAAGATGAGCAGGTGCAGAAGCTGATGGGCCTTGCGCAACAGCAAGCGAATGCCATGGCCATCGGCGTGAGCAACCCCAAGAACGTCTACGAGCTCCACGTGGACATGGCCGAGCTGATGGGCTTCAAGAACGCCGAGAAGTATTTCAACGACCCCGAGAAGAACCCGCCGCCGCCGCGTCCCGATCCAGAGGCCGCCAAGATGCAAGGCCAGTTGCAGATCGAGCAGATGAAGCTGCAGGCGCAGAACCAAAGCAAACAAGCCGAATTGCAGGCCAATGCGCAGATTGAGCAGGTCAAAGCGCAATACGCCGCGCAGGAAGCCGAGGCCAAGCGCAACTACGAAGCTCAGCTTGAGCAGGCTCGGATGCAGATGCAGGCCGAGGTGGATAACAACCGCCAGCGCGCTGAAGCCGAGCAGCACACGCTGAAGATTCAGCAGGAAGCCCAACTCGCTCAGTTGAAGCTGCAGAACGACGACGCAGCCCATCAGCGTGAGATGGCTTTCAAGTGGGAAGTCGCCCAGCTCGAAGCCGCAACCAAGATTCAGGTCGCCAACATCGCCAGCAAGGCCAAGTTGGACGACGCCGCAACCCAAGCCGCCACCGCCGAAGTCAGCGCGGACGTGACTCAGTAA
- a CDS encoding PBSX family phage terminase large subunit translates to MNVQIPEMLAPLFQPNRRKVAHGGRGSGKSWGFARALLVLAAQKPLRVLCAREVQKSIKDSVHRLLSDQIQAMGLGAFFDILDTEIRGKNGSLFLFAGLSSHTVESIKSFEGCDVVWVEEAQTVTKRSWDVLTPTIRKAGSEIWVTFNPDMETDETYQRFVEHAAPEDFVIQMNWDSNPWFGPELEKERQDTLRRDPDSYANIWGGVPKRVSEGAIYRYEVEKLFEDNRLRPVPYDPLLKVHTVWDLGWNDAMTIGFWQRSGAEVRCIDYIEDSHHTLDWYVAQIEKRSYRWGTDFIPHDGKAKNTQTGKSTEEALQAMGRRVVVLPALAIEEGIKAARMMFPRVYFDKDKTARLMECLKRYKRDINQKTMEPGAPLHDEFSHGADMFRYAGMAVEQMTNDEWGTKLNYPRLNNG, encoded by the coding sequence ATGAACGTTCAGATCCCGGAGATGCTGGCTCCGTTGTTCCAGCCAAATCGCCGGAAGGTTGCACACGGCGGTCGTGGGTCGGGCAAGTCGTGGGGGTTTGCCCGCGCTTTGCTTGTCCTTGCCGCGCAAAAGCCGCTTCGTGTGCTGTGTGCGCGGGAAGTGCAGAAGTCGATCAAGGATTCTGTCCACCGGCTGCTGAGTGATCAGATCCAGGCGATGGGCCTGGGTGCTTTCTTCGACATTCTGGACACAGAGATTCGAGGAAAGAACGGAAGTCTTTTCCTGTTTGCTGGCCTGTCCTCGCACACGGTGGAGTCGATCAAGTCGTTCGAGGGCTGCGATGTTGTTTGGGTGGAAGAAGCCCAGACGGTCACAAAGCGGTCTTGGGATGTGCTGACGCCGACCATCCGCAAGGCCGGCTCTGAAATCTGGGTGACATTCAACCCGGACATGGAGACGGACGAGACTTACCAGCGCTTTGTGGAGCATGCAGCGCCGGAAGACTTCGTGATTCAGATGAATTGGGACTCGAACCCGTGGTTCGGGCCGGAGCTGGAAAAAGAGCGCCAAGACACGCTTCGCCGCGATCCTGACAGCTACGCAAACATTTGGGGGGGCGTTCCCAAGCGCGTTTCCGAAGGCGCGATCTACCGCTACGAGGTCGAGAAGCTGTTTGAGGACAACCGGCTGCGTCCTGTGCCTTACGACCCGCTCTTGAAGGTGCACACGGTCTGGGACTTGGGTTGGAACGACGCCATGACCATCGGGTTCTGGCAGCGTTCAGGCGCTGAGGTTCGGTGCATTGATTACATCGAGGACAGCCACCACACGCTGGACTGGTATGTGGCGCAGATCGAAAAACGCTCGTATCGCTGGGGAACGGACTTCATCCCGCACGACGGCAAGGCGAAGAACACGCAGACCGGAAAGAGCACCGAAGAGGCTTTGCAGGCCATGGGACGCCGTGTGGTAGTCCTGCCTGCCCTGGCCATTGAAGAAGGCATCAAGGCCGCCCGGATGATGTTCCCGCGGGTGTACTTCGACAAGGACAAGACGGCCCGCCTGATGGAGTGTTTGAAGCGCTACAAGCGTGACATCAACCAGAAGACGATGGAGCCAGGCGCGCCACTACATGACGAGTTCTCGCATGGCGCGGACATGTTCAGGTATGCCGGCATGGCTGTCGAGCAAATGACCAACGACGAATGGGGCACAAAGCTCAATTACCCCCGACTCAACAACGGATAA